One Nicotiana tabacum cultivar K326 chromosome 23, ASM71507v2, whole genome shotgun sequence genomic window, GTTCAAACACGCTCCAATTCCTTTCACACCCGGATGAGCTACATGTTAGACTTAGAACCTTGATGGAAAACTTTTGTAAATCCGGAGTGGAATAGCCATATTGCTTCCACCATTCAACTGTAGAAGTAgaacaaattttcaaaacataatattGATAAAGAAATAACTTATTAACTATAAAACAACATATAAGCACTCGCTCACCTGGTGACTTCGTCTTTCTTTGTCTAATCGCCatgttttttccaaaaagttgCTCAGCGTTCCTATAAATACTAAATTGCTCTGTTATTTTATCTTGCACGGATTCTTCAGATATCAACTTCTCAATACATTCATAGTATCCATTCCACAAAGGTTCATCTCTTAGAATCCTTTCTTCATTGTCATAAAACAGTTTCGGGTTCAAAACAAGTCCAGCTGCATGCAAAGGGCTATGAAGCTTACTATCCCACCTTTTATCTATGATCTCAAAGactcttttgtattttctttgatCACTAAACGAGACTTGAATAGCCTCCTTTGCCCTATCCATTGCTTCGTACAGGTAGCCCATTGGTGGCCTTCGCTCCCCATCCACCAAACGAAGCACTTTAACTAAAGGGCCaccaatcttcaatgcatgaaccacATTGTTCCAGAATGAAGGAGAAAGTATAATATCTGCAGATTCTCTTCCTCGAGCTTCCCTTCCATAGGCAACTGTTAGTGTACTCATCTGAAACAAACAACTTCTTCAAATTGCTTTTTTGCTCATACATCCTATGCAAAGTCAAGAAAGCAGTAGCAAATCTTGTCTTTGCGGGTTTCACCAAGCCTCTTTGTTTAGTGAATCTCTTCatcatattcaataacaaaggcCTTTGAACAATATAGGAATGCACTCTAATTGCCTGATTAAAGATTGAACTAAAGggtctttccttgaaaatgtcACCAAAGATCAAATTAATGGAATGTGCTGCACACAGAGTCCAATAAATATGCGGGTACCCAGCAGACATCAAATCGCCAGCTTTAACATTTTCACTGGCGTTGTCCGTGATAACTTGAACAACATTTTCTGCTCCAATAGAGTCTATTGTACTCTTGAACAAAGAGTACATTTTGGTTGAATCAGTCGAAGAGTCACTTGCATCAACGGACTCAAGAAACAGGCTTCCCTTAGGAGAATTCACCAAGATATtgatgatcatttttccatttctCGCCGTCCACTTATCCATCATAATGgaacaaccaaacttgttccattcTACTTTGTGCTCCTCCACGATTTTGTTCACCTCTGCCACCTCTTTTTTTAGATATGGCCCTCTAACttcatgatatgttggaggctTCATTCCTGGACCATATTGGCCTACGGCCTCAATAAAAGCAGAAAAAGTGTCAGtataattaacacaattaaaaGGAAGACCTGCATCATACATCCACCGCGCAAACATTGTAATTGCACGATCCCTCAAAATCGTTTTGGCATCAATTTGAGGATTACCACCTTTTCCTTCCTTATCTCCAGATTTTTGCGAGAAGTAACAATCCATAGGACCTTTGGTCTTGCCAGTAGATCCACAACTAGAAGACATTGGTTGCATCCTTCCCCGCTTTTGTGATTTTGGTGGAAGCGACAAAGCATCATCACCTTCTTCTGTTTCATCATCGTCATCAAGATTATACAGTTCTTGTTCATGAATCAGTTGAGTCTTTAATTCTCTCTTTTTATGAAGGAATGCTTTCAAATCTTCCTTCACATGCGACGGAACTTTAGGACAAGATGCGACATTTGGATCACCGCCGATTAGATGTGCTTTTTGACGATAGATTCCTCCATTTGAAATCttgtcaaaaaaaaaagacatcTAATTGCCATCTTGTTGGTCTCGCAAACTCTTTCAGAGTAAGCCCAAGCCGGATCTTTCCTATCTTCTTTTGGCGCCATTAAAAGAACAACTACATAACACATAAGAAAGGCAATAAGAACTAAGAATAAACTATAAAGGATATAAAAAATCATTGGAATTCTCTGATAATAACTGAAAAAATTGGGCAGTAAAATTCTGGAAAAATTAGGCAGTAAAATTCTGGAAAAAATTCACCAGCATTTCACTGCTTTTTGGACGTTTCAAAAGTTCAGAACATACCTGTTGAAGTCTTGaacttgaagttgaagaagaagaagaacaacccTAGTTGATGATTTGAGATTCTTTCAGAAATCAGAAGTAGATGAAGAAGAAGTCGCTgctgttggaagttgaagaataCTAGTCGTTGTTGTTGAAGATCAGTGTTTAATCCAAAAaacttatttttaataaaatagggTTGGGTATTTTAATACAGAGAAGCGGACGCTTCTTCTCTTCGCTTCGCTTTCCCCGCTTCTCGCTTTTTACACAGAAGCGGTCGCTTTTACTGACCTGGGTCGCTTCAGCAAGCTGAAGCGCTGCCTTTCACGCTTCGCCTCGCTTCTCGCTTAAAGCGATGAAGCGAGCGCTTTTTTAAACACTGGTGCAAATATCCATTTGCTTCTTTCAGTATCTCTAATTAATGTGTCTTTGTCCAAAAATGGTAAGTTGGAGCATTTCATCAAAAACATACTTATCATTATTAAAGAATGGGCCATGACTAAATATTTCTCATGGATTTTGGCATTTTGCTTTCGCCACTTAGTTCATACTAAGGCAAGACGATTAGGAGCCACCGACAATAAACCAGTTGAAAATCTTGACCACTGACAAACTTCAACTTTTTATATTGAAGAAACTGCATGCTGACATACAAATAAACCTAACTAAGCAGAAAAGCTGCTACAACAGAGAGAATGAAGTGGTCGGTTTTTTCCCCCCGATGCCCGGTACCTGCTTTGGAGCACCCGACTGATCCGAATTCGTGTCATGTAGGGCCCATTAAGGGGAAGCGCTCTCTACTAGtagttttttcaaagacttgaGAGTGCATATCTTACTGCAACATTCACCTACTAAGAATATGGTTAAGCTTCAAAGCAACTCATCATATACAATGAACTTGTACTTCCTATAAAGGAAAAATATTGAAACTTTTATGTTGCATAAGGTATTAAACCAATGAAGCATCACTTATAGCAAACTTGCAACAAAAATTCACTGCACAGCATCATAGTTGTAGCCAGAGCAACTTACTCTCTTGACAGCAACCGCAAGAATCATATTTTATATAGCATATAAAACAAAGATAAGGCTGACATACCGAAATAGAAAATGGTTGAATCACAAATTCATCTGGTTGAACTGCAAACTTCACTTCATGTTGATCGAAGCAACAAACTCTGAGAAATATTCCAGTTTGTAGCTTACTTTTctgataacaaaaagaaaagattaATAAAGTAGAACACTATCAAAGTAGACTTGTTTGAAATAGGGCAAGCAAACAAGCACCATGTTCAAAGAGAAAATGAACATGATAGCTCCTGAGATACATAATATAGACATTTGAAACAAACAAATCTACAATTGAACCTACACATATCCATATACATACACTAGTAATAACAAAATTCGGAAACCACAGACAAAAGAGTGAAGCTTCAAGGGTAACAGCCAGGGCAACGAATTAATCCATTTTCATTACAACGCGGGCACCTCCTCGACTTTCCTTCCTCCTTTTCGAACAATTTCCTGCTTCCATTGCAACCAGGGCACGGTACAAACCTCTCCTCGCCACAACTTTCACAAGTGAATCCGTCATTCCTAACTGAAAACCCTTCCAAAAGCTTAGCCAATTCTCCAGTCTCATGAAGTTGCTTAATCTCTTCTATACCACCAATGTACTTCCCTCTTACAAACACCCGAGGCAAGCTCATTGTTTTACCTTCCAAAACATCTTGTAACTCTTTCCTATATGACGAATCCATAGAGATATCTCTTTCGTCTATACATACCCGATACTCTTTAAAGATCATCCGCATGGAGCAGCAATCTTCATGAGTTTTCCTGATACCCCTCAAACTAGTATAATACAGAACAATCCTATCCTCAGTACCCTTTAAGTAGAAATCACTATTAAGCAAAAATGAGCTCAGAGGCCTATCCACAGACCTAACCATTTTCGATTCTTGATGCTCAAATTGTTTCGAAGACAATGCTTTTCGATAACTTGAAGCTACATTAGGATCCATTTTAGCCAACAATGATTCCTCAGACAAATGCTTCCACAGTGGCTTCATATCATGAGTATTACTACTACCCTTGAACTTTCTAGGAGAAGAAGACTCTTCAACATGGGACTGAACCATACGAAAATCTAAGTCATCAAGGCCTTCCATGAGCTCCCAAGTGTTGATAACTGAGTCAGGAGATAAAAGGTCTTGCGGATCACCCTCATTGTGGCATTTCATCAAACAGGTGGTGTTGTCTGGAACTTGAGGATCAAGTGACCCATAGCCATAGGTGGAGAAAATCAGTGAGACTAAGTGGTTTGTGTCCCCTTTACAAAGGGGTGGGTGGTGAACTAGAGGAGTAGGTAAGGACAGTGTTCTTGAAACTGGAGTTGAAGAAGAATCAGAGTAAGAATATGGGGAATgtatagaagaaaatgagtttgaTGGGTTTTGTGGATCTTTGGTGACGAAGTCATAGGAACGAGAAGCAGAGCAACCCATGAATGGAAACAAAGAATAACACAAAATGTTGAAATTTTGTGCAGATTGACCAAGAAAACAAGAGAATTTTGTAAGGGGTGGTGGGTTGGGGTGTTAGGCAGTGATTAGTCTGCTTATTATTAGTTTGAGCTTTACAGTTAAAAAAGCTTCTCAAATGGCTGCAAATTTTGACGTAATTCGGTAAAACTCATAGTGACTCTGGTTACAACATCTAGCAAGGTTCAAGTTGGCACGGTTCATCAACATACCGTTAATGTTTCTTTAAATTTTGAGTAAATTTTAGTAAATGTGTTCCACTTGTATCTTCCTTTTGTGTACATTTAATGCTCGATAATTATCAAGAATAGACAGATACGTGAGGGGATAGCTGGTGCATGGccagaaaaagcaaaaaaagaaatAGATCAAGGAGGAGGAATAGAGGTAAAAGTAGCACGGATTAGCCGGTTTTcggattggtaattgaaaaataaccattatTTTGGTGTAACACGAAAACttacagcataatatactgaaaattAGTGCACTTGCGTACAGGGCCGGCCTAATGGCCAAGCAAGTAAAGTCGTTGCTTAGGGCCCCAAAATTCTCTAACACTTAATGTATTTGTccattttttttaacaatattaagtatttgaaaagaaaagaaaaaatgctagtttcaaggaaaacaattggaaaaggaatatatttttggaattcaTGCCTTATTTACCCATGACCATTCCACAATCTTGCCTCATTTATGTACCATCATTATTATAAATGGGCCCacattcttttctctttttatctttttatgcAAAAATCTATTAACTTTTACTTTTCTATTGTTCCTTTGGCTTTCTCTACATTCCAATCTCATTAAGTCACTATCACAAAATAAAAGAGCAGAACACAAGTACCTTATGTTTTATTTGTTCTCAAATATTTTGGCGTTACATCAAGAATTTTGAAGTAGCAAAAGCTTATCAAATTATCTATTTGTTGAATCAGGTTTGATTgttctatattttattatttgcatctactttttaatttttttggatatattttctttgtaagtaTATATTGTCTTTTTAGTTATTTATTAGAGTTTTAATATGTCAACTAGAAAATATGAATCTGGATGTTCaaaacgtaaaaaaaaaaaaaaaaaaaaaggtaaaggaTTGAAATTCTAATACAATCCCAAAAAGGAGCACTTGATAAATTGTAGCGAATAGTAAAAATTCTAAATCAGAAAATGTGGAAGATTTTATGATAGATGAACAAATCACTAATACAATTGAGATAGACAATAATAAAATTCAAGAAGAAGAGGAAGGAGGAGAAGTTGGCGAGAAACCTAACATATATCctcaagaaaaataagaagttctAAATAAGTTGGATAATCCTAGGAACATATATGATCCTAGTCAATTGACTAGTATAGATACAAAGTTGAGATATCTACTAGTAGAAAAGGAGCCAATTAAAATTACTAACATAGATTTTCCAAAGGATAATTTCTTTAGATATTTTTCTACCACAAATTATATTCAAAAATTGGCTAATGGAGAAAGACATGAAAGAAGATGGTTAGTTTACTCTAAAGatttaagttattttatttttgttgtaagTTGTTTAATACGACTTCTAGCTTTTGTAGCAGTAAATTAGCTAGTGATGGTAGTAATGATTGGAGAAATATAAGTGCTAAGCTCAAAACTCATGAAACATCAAAAGAGCATATTATTAATATGGGTGCATGGATTGATTTAGAAATGAGATTGCACAAATAAGAAATGCTTTATAGAAGTTAGTGAGGATCCAAAAACTAAAAGCGAAGCTAGTTGTTTAACAACTTATGAGcttgaaaattttgagtttttacTGGGTATGACTAATTCAGTTAGCAAACATTTACAatcaaaagatatgcatattgATGTAGCCATAGATCAACTTAgaggtttgatttcttttttcaaaaaatatagagaagaaggatttgcaactgcCATGACATATGCTAAGGAAACTGCATATGAGTTAAATATAGAACCTAAATTTCGTAATAAACGTGTAATATATAGAAAGAAATAATTTAATGAGaatgttgataatgaaattaCAAAGTCTCTTGAATAATcttttagagttgattacttctTATACATAGTAGAGATGATGagaacttaaagaaaaattgTCTTAACCTTGAATGTTCTTTGAAACATAATAGTCATTCTGATATTGATGGTTTAAACTTATCTTCTAAATTAAAAGTTTTAAGGGAAATAATACATGTAGAAGATGATACTCTAATCGATATACTTAATCATATAAAAAGACTTGATTCTTTTCCAAATActtatattgcttatagaataatgttaataatTCCTGTAACAGTTGCCTCAGCGGaaagaagtttttcaaaattaaaattaataaaatcttacttaagatcaacaatgtctcaagatagattaaatggattagctatattatcaatataaaaagaattattaaaagaaatcggttataaacaaattattaataatttcgcatctcaaaaagctagaaaaataaatttcaaataaaattatgagttttCTTCTACAACAAAAATCTTAGGGCCCCTTAttgaagtttggctttaggccacaaataTCATTGAGCCGCCCCtgcctgtgtatgaacttccagcatattatgctggaattccaacacatggaaagttccagcataatatactagagattggagcacatgtgtataaacttccatcatattatgctggactagtaaattatgctggaactccagtatattatgttggaagttcacatgtaaaaaattcaaattctagtatattatgctggaatgtCTGGATTTGAACGGTgttttcattcagatttatctttacatgaaaagtagctaaatttcgattacttttgaaagtgTGGCTACttttcaattatcacttgtaaatctagctatttttgaattttccgTCAATATGGGTTTGGCCTTTTGGGCCGACCCAACTCAGCATATGATT contains:
- the LOC142177594 gene encoding uncharacterized protein LOC142177594 isoform X2 produces the protein MSTLTVAYGREARGRESADIILSPSFWNNVVHALKIGGPLVKVLRLVDGERRPPMGYLYEAMDRAKEAIQVSFSDQRKYKRVFEIIDKRWDSKLHSPLHAAGLVLNPKLFYDNEERILRDEPLWNGYYECIEKLISEESVQDKITEQFSIYRNAEQLFGKNMAIRQRKTKSPVEWWKQYGYSTPDLQKFSIKVLSLTCSSSGCERNWSVFEHIHTKKRNKLTLKRLNDLVFIKYNRTLRRRYNARNVIDPISLDNIDDANEWIIGVPEDHADEEIFEKTSDFTWGDVAEARGIGERIYGLRGSTSTSSSQRKGKDAATLSLVDEEEEVEEDDKQYNNDSGIQEFDNLVEE
- the LOC107774453 gene encoding uncharacterized protein At3g28850-like encodes the protein MGCSASRSYDFVTKDPQNPSNSFSSIHSPYSYSDSSSTPVSRTLSLPTPLVHHPPLCKGDTNHLVSLIFSTYGYGSLDPQVPDNTTCLMKCHNEGDPQDLLSPDSVINTWELMEGLDDLDFRMVQSHVEESSSPRKFKGSSNTHDMKPLWKHLSEESLLAKMDPNVASSYRKALSSKQFEHQESKMVRSVDRPLSSFLLNSDFYLKGTEDRIVLYYTSLRGIRKTHEDCCSMRMIFKEYRVCIDERDISMDSSYRKELQDVLEGKTMSLPRVFVRGKYIGGIEEIKQLHETGELAKLLEGFSVRNDGFTCESCGEERFVPCPGCNGSRKLFEKEEGKSRRCPRCNENGLIRCPGCYP
- the LOC142177594 gene encoding uncharacterized protein LOC142177594 isoform X1; its protein translation is MSTLTVAYGREARGRESADIILSPSFWNNVVHALKIGGPLVKVLRLVDGERRPPMGYLYEAMDRAKEAIQVSFSDQRKYKRVFEIIDKRWDSKLHSPLHAAGLVLNPKLFYDNEERILRDEPLWNGYYECIEKLISEESVQDKITEQFSIYRNAEQLFGKNMAIRQRKTKSPGERVLICCFIVNKLFLYQYYVLKICSTSTVEWWKQYGYSTPDLQKFSIKVLSLTCSSSGCERNWSVFEHIHTKKRNKLTLKRLNDLVFIKYNRTLRRRYNARNVIDPISLDNIDDANEWIIGVPEDHADEEIFEKTSDFTWGDVAEARGIGERIYGLRGSTSTSSSQRKGKDAATLSLVDEEEEVEEDDKQYNNDSGIQEFDNLVEE
- the LOC142177589 gene encoding uncharacterized protein LOC142177589, giving the protein MSFFFDKISNGGIYRQKAHLIGGDPNVASCPKVPSHVKEDLKAFLHKKRELKTQLIHEQELYNLDDDDETEEGDDALSLPPKSQKRGRMQPMSSSCGSTGKTKGPMDCYFSQKSGDKEGKGGNPQIDAKTILRDRAITMFARWMYDAGLPFNCVNYTDTFSAFIEAVGQYGPGMKPPTYHEVRGPYLKKEVAEVNKIVEEHKVEWNKFGCSIMMDKWTARNGKMIINILVNSPKGSLFLESVDASDSSTDSTKMYSLFKSTIDSIGAENVVQVITDNASENVKAGDLMSAGYPHIYWTLCAAHSINLIFGDIFKERPFSSIFNQAIRVHSYIVQRPLLLNMMKRFTKQRGLDV